A DNA window from Mucilaginibacter xinganensis contains the following coding sequences:
- a CDS encoding DMT family transporter: MNEKTAPTAINKNLVILHFTVFIWGFTGILGQLISISAVSLVWYRVLIASVSLFLYFKLNKTALTISRNTFFQLIFTGALVGGHWILFFASIKLSTVPVTLVCLSSITLFTAIFEPLINKSRISKLEILAGALIIAGIILIFKFETKYTKGIIAGLISAIFASLFSIINSRQVKKHEAPVIAFYELSGAFVWITIYLLCTAGFNQSMYLRGADIGYLFLLGTICTSLAYVAGVSVMRELSAFRVALITNLEPVYGIIMSFLFFKDMNKMTIGFWIGAVIILSTIFLFPVAKKQISRRKNRA, from the coding sequence ATGAACGAGAAAACCGCACCAACGGCTATAAACAAAAACCTGGTAATTCTTCATTTTACTGTTTTCATCTGGGGCTTTACGGGCATTCTCGGGCAGCTTATTTCTATCTCAGCGGTGAGCCTGGTTTGGTACCGGGTGCTGATTGCATCAGTATCATTATTCCTTTATTTTAAGCTCAATAAAACAGCGCTAACAATCAGCAGGAACACTTTTTTCCAGCTGATTTTTACCGGTGCGCTCGTAGGAGGACATTGGATATTATTCTTCGCGTCTATCAAATTATCTACCGTTCCGGTAACCCTGGTTTGCCTTTCTTCTATCACATTATTCACCGCCATTTTTGAACCGCTGATCAATAAAAGCAGGATCTCAAAACTCGAAATCCTGGCTGGTGCACTGATTATAGCCGGCATTATTTTAATATTTAAATTTGAAACAAAATACACTAAGGGTATTATAGCAGGGTTAATCAGCGCTATATTTGCAAGCCTTTTTTCCATTATTAATTCACGCCAGGTGAAAAAACACGAAGCCCCGGTGATAGCATTTTATGAACTTTCGGGAGCTTTCGTTTGGATCACTATATACCTTTTATGCACTGCTGGTTTTAACCAAAGCATGTATCTGAGAGGTGCCGATATTGGTTATCTTTTTCTCCTCGGTACCATCTGTACGTCGCTTGCTTACGTAGCAGGCGTGTCGGTAATGCGCGAGCTCTCGGCCTTTCGGGTGGCCCTTATCACCAACCTTGAGCCGGTGTATGGTATCATTATGTCGTTTCTTTTTTTCAAAGACATGAATAAAATGACTATTGGTTTTTGGATTGGAGCCGTCATTATTTTGTCTACTATCTTCCTTTTTCCTGTCGCAAAAAAACAAATCTCCAGGAGAAAAAACCGCGCTTAA
- a CDS encoding LptF/LptG family permease translates to MKAFFSRYLKTIDRYIIKKYLGTFVFTLGIFVIITVVFDISEHIDNFLKNHSTLEEIVFKYYAGFIPFYMNLLSPLINFLAVIFFTAKMANQTEIVPILSGKASFNRFLRPYFICATLIFLVSLFANIYLIPFTNNLKITFENSHQFNGDDPTKSEVHIQLDKHTFVYVQSFDNSIHTGYQFILEKFDGDQLREKLLATNIVYDSLKRVWTIKNYTIKYVNGLKEKFVDSSGRSKDTVLDMRPVDFIHYDNGYTAMSTSDLAKNIEKEKIRGTGALKEMHYVMYQRFVYPLSSFVLTLIGVSISSRKVRGGIGLPLGIGIFLCMAYIVVDRFAFVFAVKGSLPPIIAVCVPNGIFGLVGLYLLSKAPK, encoded by the coding sequence ATGAAGGCGTTTTTTAGCAGGTATTTAAAAACTATCGACCGGTATATCATTAAAAAATACCTGGGCACTTTCGTGTTTACGCTGGGAATTTTTGTGATTATTACGGTGGTTTTTGATATCTCGGAACACATTGATAATTTCCTTAAAAACCACTCGACCTTAGAAGAGATCGTTTTTAAATATTATGCAGGGTTTATACCCTTTTACATGAACCTGCTATCGCCGCTGATTAACTTTTTGGCGGTAATATTCTTTACGGCCAAAATGGCCAACCAAACCGAAATAGTACCTATATTGAGCGGAAAGGCAAGTTTTAACCGGTTTTTAAGGCCCTATTTTATTTGTGCCACACTAATTTTCCTGGTGTCTCTTTTTGCCAATATCTACCTCATCCCGTTTACAAATAACCTGAAAATAACCTTCGAAAATTCGCACCAGTTTAACGGCGACGACCCCACAAAAAGCGAAGTGCACATCCAGCTGGACAAGCATACGTTTGTTTACGTGCAATCATTTGATAACAGCATACACACGGGTTACCAGTTCATATTGGAAAAATTCGATGGCGACCAGCTTAGGGAAAAGCTGCTTGCCACTAACATTGTTTACGATTCACTGAAGCGGGTATGGACCATAAAAAACTATACCATTAAGTATGTAAACGGCCTTAAAGAAAAGTTTGTTGACAGCTCCGGCAGATCGAAAGACACGGTGTTAGACATGCGCCCGGTTGATTTTATCCACTATGATAACGGCTATACAGCAATGTCAACCAGTGACCTTGCAAAGAACATTGAGAAGGAAAAAATACGGGGAACAGGGGCATTAAAGGAGATGCATTATGTGATGTACCAGCGTTTTGTTTACCCTTTATCATCATTTGTACTTACGTTAATAGGCGTTTCCATATCGTCGCGAAAGGTGCGCGGCGGCATCGGTTTACCCCTTGGAATAGGGATTTTTTTATGTATGGCCTACATTGTTGTAGATAGATTTGCGTTTGTTTTTGCAGTAAAAGGAAGCCTTCCACCCATTATAGCGGTATGCGTCCCTAATGGGATATTTGGATTAGTTGGCCTATATTTACTTTCAAAAGCACCTAAATAA
- the tgt gene encoding tRNA guanosine(34) transglycosylase Tgt, with translation MKFNLTAKDPLSKARAGEITTDHGTIQTPIFMPVGTAGTVKAVHQHELKNDIQAQIILGNTYHLYLRPGLNTIESAGGLHKFNGWDGPILTDSGGYQVYSLTEVRKIKEEGVTFRSHIDGSKHLFTPENVMDIQRTIGADIIMAFDECTPYPCEYNYARRSIDMTHRWLKRCCDRFDSTEPKYGYNQTFFPIVQGSVYKDLRVKSAEVIASFEREGNAIGGLSVGEPAEEMYAMTEIVCNILPEQKPRYLMGVGTPVNILENIALGIDMFDCVMPTRNARNGMLFSKNGIINIKNEKWKNDFSAIEDDSDLFADKAYTKAYLRHLIHSGEMLGAQIATLHNLHFYLWLVKEARKKIIEGEFYNWKNVMVNRLGQRL, from the coding sequence ATGAAATTTAACTTAACAGCAAAAGATCCGCTTTCGAAAGCCCGGGCGGGTGAGATCACTACCGATCACGGCACCATTCAGACCCCTATTTTTATGCCTGTTGGCACTGCCGGCACGGTAAAAGCAGTGCACCAGCATGAGCTTAAAAACGACATACAGGCTCAAATTATATTGGGCAACACCTATCATTTATATTTAAGGCCGGGTTTAAACACTATTGAAAGCGCCGGTGGCCTGCATAAATTTAATGGCTGGGACGGACCTATCCTGACGGATAGCGGCGGTTATCAGGTGTATTCGCTGACCGAGGTACGTAAAATAAAAGAAGAAGGCGTTACTTTCCGGTCGCATATTGATGGGTCAAAACACCTGTTTACTCCCGAAAATGTAATGGATATCCAGCGCACAATAGGTGCCGATATTATAATGGCATTTGATGAATGTACCCCCTATCCGTGCGAATATAACTATGCCCGCCGGTCAATAGATATGACGCACCGGTGGCTAAAACGCTGCTGCGACAGGTTTGACAGCACGGAACCCAAATATGGGTATAACCAAACTTTTTTTCCTATTGTACAGGGTTCTGTTTATAAAGACCTCCGGGTGAAATCAGCGGAAGTTATTGCGTCATTTGAGCGGGAAGGGAATGCAATTGGCGGCCTTTCTGTTGGAGAACCGGCAGAAGAAATGTATGCAATGACAGAAATTGTTTGCAATATATTACCGGAGCAAAAACCACGTTATCTAATGGGTGTTGGAACGCCTGTTAACATATTGGAAAATATAGCTTTAGGAATTGACATGTTTGATTGCGTAATGCCTACGCGAAATGCCCGTAACGGGATGCTTTTTTCGAAAAATGGCATTATTAATATTAAGAATGAGAAATGGAAAAACGATTTTTCGGCCATTGAGGATGATAGTGACCTGTTTGCTGATAAAGCCTATACAAAAGCTTACCTGCGTCATTTGATCCATTCGGGCGAAATGTTGGGTGCACAGATAGCAACTTTGCATAACTTACATTTTTATTTATGGCTGGTTAAAGAGGCCCGCAAAAAGATTATAGAAGGCGAGTTTTATAACTGGAAAAATGTAATGGTTAACCGTTTAGGACAAAGATTGTAA
- a CDS encoding glycosyltransferase, with translation METLPEASVPISVIISARNEADNLRENLPAILEQNYPDFEVVVINDCSFDSSDIVLEELSARYPHLKIVTITEHVRFKTGKKFALTLGIKAAKNEHLLFTDADCIPASPNWITYMAANFNQPIQIVLGYSPYKKTGNFLNPFIRFETIKTAINYLSAAINGDAYMGIGRNLAYTKTLFFSVKGFAAHMHVISGDDDLFVNQNATSANTAIEINADAFIYTDAKTSFASLFRQKKRHFGVGKLYKQRHRRMLSIDAISGFLFYILLTSCLVFNFEPLLAAGLFMFRLIFQMIIYSRLFKRLDGKDLLWYMPFFDAVYYIYLNTFGLIGSLIKTTEWK, from the coding sequence GTGGAAACACTGCCCGAAGCTTCCGTTCCAATTTCAGTAATTATAAGCGCGCGTAACGAAGCCGACAATTTACGTGAAAATTTACCCGCTATTTTAGAACAAAATTACCCGGATTTTGAAGTGGTGGTTATAAATGATTGTTCATTCGATTCATCCGACATCGTGCTGGAAGAATTAAGTGCACGATACCCCCACTTAAAAATTGTTACCATAACCGAGCACGTGAGGTTTAAAACCGGCAAAAAATTCGCTTTAACACTTGGGATAAAAGCTGCAAAAAACGAACACCTTTTATTTACAGATGCTGACTGCATCCCTGCGTCACCTAACTGGATAACTTATATGGCTGCCAATTTTAATCAGCCAATACAAATTGTACTGGGATACTCGCCTTATAAAAAGACCGGCAATTTTTTAAACCCTTTTATCCGTTTCGAAACTATAAAAACGGCTATTAATTATCTGTCGGCTGCCATCAACGGCGATGCATATATGGGTATTGGCCGTAACCTGGCCTATACCAAAACACTGTTTTTTAGTGTCAAAGGCTTTGCGGCGCATATGCATGTAATATCCGGCGATGACGATCTTTTTGTAAATCAAAACGCTACGTCAGCTAATACCGCTATCGAAATTAATGCGGATGCGTTTATATATACCGATGCCAAGACTTCTTTTGCATCTTTATTCCGCCAAAAGAAACGGCATTTTGGCGTAGGCAAACTATATAAACAAAGGCATCGCCGCATGCTTAGTATTGATGCAATAAGCGGCTTCCTTTTCTATATTTTATTAACATCATGCTTAGTTTTCAACTTTGAACCGTTGTTAGCAGCAGGTTTGTTTATGTTTAGGTTGATTTTTCAAATGATTATTTATAGCAGGCTGTTTAAACGATTAGATGGTAAGGACCTTTTATGGTATATGCCTTTTTTTGATGCAGTTTATTATATTTACTTAAATACTTTTGGATTGATTGGATCCCTTATAAAAACCACTGAATGGAAATAA
- a CDS encoding RNA polymerase sigma factor has product MEINLNFTENAKNDFYLVVKARQGDQKAYADLMQRYKDSIYFMVLKMVNNKEDAMDLTVETFAKAFEKLDKYQPDYAFSTWLFRVATNNCIDFIRKKKLNTMSIHGMMDEDGEEKQLQIKADVLNPEETSIKKQQTQELKLLIESLPPRYRNLITLRYFDELSYEEIAQQLDLPLGTVKAQLFRARYLLGNIINRFNRDDI; this is encoded by the coding sequence ATGGAAATAAATTTAAACTTTACCGAGAACGCAAAAAATGATTTTTACCTTGTTGTTAAGGCACGCCAGGGTGACCAGAAAGCTTACGCTGATTTGATGCAGAGGTATAAGGACTCCATTTATTTTATGGTGCTTAAGATGGTAAATAATAAGGAGGATGCGATGGACCTTACGGTTGAAACGTTTGCCAAAGCCTTTGAAAAACTTGATAAATACCAGCCTGACTATGCATTCAGTACCTGGCTTTTTCGTGTAGCCACCAATAATTGTATTGATTTTATCAGGAAGAAAAAGTTGAATACCATGTCAATACATGGAATGATGGATGAGGACGGAGAAGAAAAACAACTGCAAATTAAGGCAGATGTGTTGAATCCCGAAGAAACATCCATCAAAAAACAACAAACCCAGGAACTTAAATTATTGATTGAAAGTTTACCACCGCGTTACCGTAACCTTATTACCTTACGCTACTTTGATGAACTATCGTACGAAGAAATTGCACAGCAGCTGGACCTGCCTTTAGGCACGGTTAAGGCACAGCTTTTTAGAGCAAGGTACCTGCTTGGAAACATCATTAACCGTTTTAACAGGGATGATATCTAA
- the rsmG gene encoding 16S rRNA (guanine(527)-N(7))-methyltransferase RsmG, with amino-acid sequence MISNLLLKYFPNLSAQQQQQFNRLPELYTLWNSQINVISRKDIDLLGERHVLHSLGIAKVLAFLPGETVLDVGTGGGFPGIPLAIMFPETQFHMVDSIGKKIKVVQEIAAALELKNVRATHQRAEQIDEKFDFVVSRAVTQLKDFYPWVRGKFKKESKNTLPNGILYLKGGDLAQEIKESGLKVTQYHLNEYFNEEFFETKQVIYIKG; translated from the coding sequence ATGATATCTAACCTTCTGCTTAAATACTTTCCCAATCTTAGTGCGCAACAGCAGCAGCAATTTAACAGGCTGCCCGAGCTTTATACCTTATGGAACAGCCAGATTAATGTGATATCGCGTAAAGATATCGACCTGTTGGGCGAGCGCCATGTTTTGCATTCATTAGGGATAGCTAAGGTATTAGCTTTTTTACCCGGCGAAACCGTACTGGATGTGGGTACAGGCGGCGGCTTTCCCGGAATTCCTTTAGCGATAATGTTCCCCGAAACGCAGTTTCACATGGTTGATTCTATCGGAAAAAAAATAAAAGTGGTGCAGGAAATTGCGGCAGCTTTGGAGCTGAAAAATGTTCGGGCTACCCATCAGCGCGCTGAGCAGATCGATGAAAAATTCGATTTCGTTGTATCGCGGGCGGTAACACAGCTCAAGGATTTTTATCCATGGGTGCGCGGCAAGTTTAAAAAGGAGTCGAAAAATACGCTCCCCAATGGCATCCTTTACCTGAAGGGTGGTGATCTTGCGCAGGAAATTAAAGAGTCGGGCTTGAAAGTTACCCAATATCACCTCAATGAATATTTTAACGAGGAGTTTTTTGAAACCAAACAGGTGATCTATATTAAAGGATAG
- a CDS encoding M56 family metallopeptidase, translating to MSWLRYLLEANIYLGVFYLLYFSLLDKETYYKLNRAYLLCTPILSYIIPLVQIGSLRSSEGGRKVVATIIYNPALHQNSQTASTYFTVQNVLIYGYIIGTAVMLTLFILKISQLLKLTQAQKSLLHNKYKLVKIADTNTAFSFFNYVFIGTNVSGADTMIRHELVHIDQKHSVDIVFLELVKIVNWFNPFIYLLQRSLKTLHEYIADEHTAAYENDVLTYSSFLVSNAYGLSGSSISNSFFNYNLLKKRIIMLNQKRSGNLARLKYLAVVPISMGLLCMSTLAFSKSYGWIKIFPAKNSANLQTPPAQNRDVLKIKNADTITRLKLNTDKRIPPPPPPAPPQKVRSPDLVKVTNVKLSPASSKNTKSGDVVNLKLLPSSKSSIDSKPERPIAIANVKLAQVSAPSSDIKSEVNNARATATKRMQQKMPPPPPPVMPALGPFEALSKYVGRNTHYPARAFENKIIGSVIVQFTITNDHKLADISILKGIGTDCDEEVKRVINGFSGTVNADPGAYKLAVTYYLQGIAAPKTASADLFKKDPSFAGEIIIMGYPSK from the coding sequence ATGAGCTGGCTGCGTTACCTTTTGGAGGCAAATATATACCTTGGCGTATTTTATTTACTCTATTTTTCACTGTTGGATAAGGAAACTTATTACAAATTAAACCGGGCATACCTCCTATGCACACCAATTTTGTCATATATCATCCCATTGGTGCAGATAGGTTCACTAAGATCATCCGAAGGCGGCAGAAAGGTAGTAGCTACTATAATATACAATCCGGCATTGCATCAAAATAGCCAAACTGCAAGCACTTATTTTACCGTGCAAAACGTGCTTATTTACGGCTACATTATAGGGACAGCAGTAATGTTAACCCTGTTTATTTTAAAAATTTCCCAGCTTTTAAAGTTAACCCAAGCACAAAAAAGCCTGCTCCATAACAAGTACAAACTTGTAAAAATAGCGGATACCAACACAGCATTTTCCTTTTTTAACTATGTATTTATAGGTACTAATGTGTCCGGCGCTGATACAATGATTCGGCATGAACTGGTGCATATTGATCAAAAACACTCCGTTGATATTGTGTTTTTAGAGTTGGTAAAAATCGTAAACTGGTTTAATCCTTTTATTTACCTGCTGCAACGCAGCCTTAAAACATTGCATGAATATATAGCCGATGAGCATACCGCAGCTTACGAAAATGATGTACTAACCTATTCATCTTTTTTGGTAAGCAATGCTTACGGTTTAAGCGGGTCATCTATTTCAAATTCATTTTTCAATTATAATTTACTAAAAAAGAGGATCATTATGTTAAACCAAAAACGTTCCGGTAATTTAGCAAGGCTAAAGTACCTGGCAGTAGTTCCGATTAGTATGGGATTGCTTTGCATGTCAACACTGGCATTTTCAAAAAGTTATGGGTGGATAAAAATCTTTCCGGCTAAAAATTCCGCAAATCTGCAAACTCCTCCTGCACAAAATCGGGATGTTTTAAAAATTAAAAATGCTGATACAATCACCCGGTTAAAATTAAATACAGATAAAAGAATACCGCCGCCACCACCGCCAGCCCCACCCCAAAAAGTAAGATCACCTGATTTGGTTAAGGTTACAAACGTTAAACTTTCACCGGCATCCTCAAAAAACACAAAATCAGGTGATGTTGTAAATCTTAAGCTTTTGCCTTCTTCAAAATCATCAATTGATTCAAAACCAGAGCGTCCTATTGCTATTGCAAATGTAAAATTGGCACAAGTATCGGCTCCTTCCTCTGATATAAAAAGCGAGGTAAACAACGCGCGGGCTACTGCTACAAAACGCATGCAGCAAAAAATGCCGCCACCGCCGCCGCCTGTTATGCCCGCTTTAGGCCCTTTTGAAGCATTAAGTAAATATGTAGGAAGAAATACACACTATCCGGCGCGCGCCTTCGAAAATAAGATAATTGGCAGCGTTATTGTTCAGTTTACGATAACAAATGACCATAAACTAGCTGACATTTCCATTTTAAAAGGAATTGGTACCGATTGCGATGAGGAAGTAAAAAGGGTAATAAATGGCTTTTCAGGTACAGTTAATGCCGATCCGGGGGCCTATAAACTTGCCGTTACTTATTACTTACAAGGTATAGCGGCACCAAAAACAGCCAGCGCAGATCTGTTTAAAAAGGATCCGTCATTTGCAGGGGAAATTATCATTATGGGATATCCTTCTAAATAA
- a CDS encoding BlaI/MecI/CopY family transcriptional regulator — translation MNIKELTKAEEQVMQILWQLKEAIVKDIIEEMPDPKPAYNTVSTVVRVLEGKGFIDHKAYGNSHVYFPTISDDEYKKFTFDKMMKNYFSDSYKSLVSFIVDEKDLGVKELDELSLLIDKLKNKKS, via the coding sequence ATGAACATTAAAGAACTGACAAAAGCCGAAGAGCAGGTAATGCAAATATTGTGGCAGCTGAAAGAAGCCATCGTAAAAGACATTATCGAAGAAATGCCTGATCCTAAGCCAGCCTACAACACCGTATCAACCGTGGTAAGGGTGCTGGAGGGTAAAGGTTTTATTGACCATAAAGCTTATGGAAACTCCCATGTGTACTTCCCCACTATCAGCGATGATGAATACAAGAAATTCACTTTTGATAAGATGATGAAAAATTATTTCAGCGATTCGTACAAAAGCCTGGTGTCGTTTATTGTAGATGAGAAGGATCTTGGCGTAAAAGAATTAGACGAACTTTCTTTATTGATTGATAAACTTAAAAACAAAAAATCATGA
- the dprA gene encoding DNA-processing protein DprA, with product MSLLHRIALTYVKNIGPTLAKCLVAHFGDAENIFSAPAGKLLKVPGIGEKTVSQLDFDVALKKAEDELKFIERNSIDVIFYTDSKYPKRLKNCTDSPVLLYSRGNADLNSQHIVSIVGTRNATEYGKQLCRQLIEELQPYNILVVSGLALGIDVAVHKECLKQNVPTVGIVGHGLDRMYPAQHRATAEKMLENGGLLTEYPSGTIPDRENFPQRNRIVAGIAEATIVVEASIKGGALITAEIANSYNRDVFAFPGRLGDEFSEGCNFLIRNNKAQLLTCTADLAYSMGWEKGENAKLVIEQYVLPFDLSSDESVIFNFIKENKVPLAIDDLSIKTSMPTSKLAMNLLNMEMQGYIRSLPGKTYCIS from the coding sequence ATGTCCCTATTACACCGCATCGCATTAACTTATGTCAAAAATATCGGCCCTACTTTGGCCAAATGCCTGGTGGCACATTTTGGCGATGCCGAGAATATTTTCAGCGCCCCCGCAGGCAAATTATTAAAAGTACCGGGTATAGGAGAGAAGACGGTGAGTCAGCTGGATTTTGATGTGGCGCTGAAAAAGGCCGAAGACGAGCTGAAGTTTATTGAACGAAACAGTATTGACGTTATTTTTTATACGGATAGTAAATACCCTAAACGCTTAAAAAACTGTACGGACTCTCCGGTACTATTGTACTCCAGGGGGAACGCTGATTTAAATTCACAGCATATTGTGAGCATTGTTGGTACCCGTAATGCTACTGAATATGGCAAACAACTGTGCCGCCAATTAATAGAGGAACTACAGCCGTATAATATATTGGTAGTAAGTGGCCTCGCCCTCGGGATTGACGTGGCCGTACACAAGGAGTGCTTGAAACAAAATGTGCCTACCGTTGGCATAGTAGGGCACGGGCTCGACAGAATGTACCCTGCTCAACACAGGGCAACAGCTGAAAAAATGCTTGAAAACGGCGGCTTATTAACTGAATACCCGTCGGGAACCATACCTGATAGGGAGAACTTTCCGCAACGGAACCGCATTGTGGCCGGTATAGCAGAGGCTACTATAGTAGTGGAAGCCAGTATAAAGGGTGGTGCATTAATCACAGCCGAAATAGCAAACTCCTATAACAGGGATGTATTCGCATTTCCAGGCAGGCTGGGGGATGAGTTTTCCGAAGGGTGCAACTTTTTGATCAGGAATAATAAAGCACAGTTGCTTACCTGTACCGCTGATCTTGCTTATAGTATGGGCTGGGAAAAAGGTGAAAATGCAAAACTGGTTATTGAGCAATATGTGTTGCCGTTTGACCTGTCATCGGATGAAAGCGTGATATTTAATTTTATTAAGGAAAATAAAGTGCCGCTGGCTATTGATGATCTTTCTATAAAAACAAGTATGCCAACCAGTAAACTGGCGATGAATCTGTTAAATATGGAAATGCAGGGTTATATCAGGTCCTTACCGGGAAAAACATACTGCATCTCCTGA
- a CDS encoding SixA phosphatase family protein has product MKKLLLIRHAKAEKDTAGKDFDRPLKYIGMQDAGFMADRIKEHAIVPELIISSPALRAKTTAEIFADHLDLAAPQKNKSIYEAGEKALLKVINEFPDQHDFVALVGHNPGIAQILYYLTGEAKEVHTCTVAIVEFDIDNWAMVSRDLGKLVYYSSPNE; this is encoded by the coding sequence ATGAAGAAATTATTGCTGATACGGCATGCAAAGGCAGAAAAAGATACGGCGGGGAAGGATTTTGACAGACCTTTAAAATATATTGGTATGCAGGATGCAGGTTTTATGGCCGACAGGATAAAAGAACACGCTATAGTTCCTGAATTAATTATCAGCAGCCCGGCTTTAAGGGCTAAAACAACTGCGGAAATATTTGCAGACCATTTGGATTTGGCCGCACCCCAGAAAAACAAAAGCATTTATGAGGCCGGCGAAAAAGCCCTGCTAAAAGTAATTAATGAATTTCCCGATCAGCATGACTTTGTGGCCCTTGTGGGGCATAACCCTGGTATTGCACAAATTTTGTATTACCTAACCGGAGAGGCAAAAGAAGTGCACACCTGTACTGTAGCAATTGTTGAGTTTGACATTGATAACTGGGCAATGGTTAGCAGAGACCTCGGAAAATTGGTTTATTACAGCTCACCGAACGAGTAG
- a CDS encoding glycosyltransferase family 9 protein, producing the protein MPAPKHILAIRFSAMGDVAMTVPVIRAVLEQNPEVIITIVSRPEFASFFLNIPRLHYFAADLEVTYKGFGGLIRLFRTLKKDRRYYALADLHDNLRTKVIRKLFGLSGLPYAFVDKGREEKRQLTRFPGKVLVPLKPTTARYADVFEKIGIKVTLDNQLVKNPPPLAGKLLKITGDKTNTWIGIAPFAKHKGKIYPLERTEMVIESLNKKNVRIFLFGGSVQEEEVCFQWQQKYSSVTSLVRRITMEEELTIISRLDVMMSMDSAGMHLASMEGIPVISVWGATHHYAGFLGYGQSENNIVADDIECRPCSIYGNKPCFRKDYACLYNIAPETIIKSLEKFIR; encoded by the coding sequence ATGCCTGCTCCGAAGCATATTCTGGCTATCCGATTTTCGGCAATGGGCGATGTAGCCATGACGGTTCCGGTGATAAGAGCCGTGCTTGAGCAAAATCCGGAAGTAATTATTACCATAGTTTCCCGACCTGAATTTGCTTCCTTTTTTCTCAATATTCCAAGGCTACATTATTTCGCTGCTGATTTAGAAGTTACCTACAAAGGATTTGGCGGGCTAATAAGGCTATTTCGCACACTAAAAAAAGATAGGCGTTACTATGCACTTGCCGACCTGCATGATAACTTACGAACAAAAGTGATTAGAAAACTTTTCGGCCTTTCGGGATTGCCGTACGCATTTGTTGATAAAGGACGCGAAGAAAAAAGACAGCTGACCCGCTTTCCGGGTAAAGTGCTGGTACCCCTTAAGCCAACCACGGCGCGTTATGCCGATGTATTCGAAAAAATCGGGATTAAGGTTACGCTGGATAACCAATTGGTTAAAAACCCGCCACCACTTGCTGGTAAGTTATTGAAAATTACCGGCGATAAAACCAACACATGGATAGGCATAGCACCATTTGCAAAGCATAAGGGCAAAATTTATCCGTTGGAAAGAACTGAAATGGTTATTGAATCATTGAATAAAAAAAATGTGCGCATTTTTCTTTTCGGCGGTTCTGTGCAGGAAGAAGAAGTTTGTTTTCAATGGCAGCAAAAATATAGCTCAGTAACATCGTTGGTAAGGCGGATAACGATGGAAGAGGAACTTACCATTATAAGCCGGCTTGATGTAATGATGAGTATGGACTCGGCGGGTATGCACCTGGCATCCATGGAAGGTATTCCGGTAATTTCTGTTTGGGGTGCTACGCATCATTATGCAGGTTTTTTGGGATATGGGCAATCAGAAAACAATATAGTTGCTGATGATATTGAATGCAGGCCATGCTCTATTTACGGGAACAAACCGTGCTTTCGAAAGGACTACGCCTGCTTATATAATATCGCGCCTGAAACGATAATTAAAAGCCTGGAGAAATTCATACGGTAA